One genomic segment of Benincasa hispida cultivar B227 unplaced genomic scaffold, ASM972705v1 Contig1269, whole genome shotgun sequence includes these proteins:
- the LOC120068878 gene encoding uncharacterized protein LOC120068878, producing MPVNAPFLRLQMKKNDEQQFKCFLELLRQLHINIPLVEALEQMPTYVKFLKDILTKKRRVSETELIALTQECNALVSNSLPKKQKDPRSFTVPCSIRGLDVGHALCDLGANINLMPLSIFKKLGISEVQPTSVTLQLADRAIKYPEGKIEDVLVKVDNFIFPAGFIILDYEADREVQIILGRPFLATGKVLIDVHKGELNMRVDNQEVKFNVLNALKFPDGEYYQLNSIELPEEETHVCKVLVLEENLKEPEPPSLSERRTKPTCPSLEEPPELELKPLYSHLKYAFLGTKKTLPVIISANLTEPNEHSFCRC from the coding sequence ATGCCGGTGAATGCACCATTCCTTAGACTTCAGATgaaaaagaatgatgaacaacaattCAAGTGCTTTCTTGAGCTCTTGAGGCAattgcatatcaacattccaCTTGTAGAGGCCCTGGAGCAAATGCCAACATATGTCAAATTTTTGAAGGACAttttgacaaagaaaagaagagtcaGTGAGACAGAATTAATCGCGCTAACACAGGAGTGCAACGCGTTAGTAAGCAACAGTCTACCCAAGAAACAGAAGGACCCTCGGAGCTTCACAGTTCCATGCTCGATCAGAGGGTTGGATGTGGGACATGCGTTGTGCGATTTGGGAGCCAACATTAATCTCATGCCACTCTCAATCTTTAAGAAACTAGGAATTAGTGAAGTACAACCCACTTCTGTTACTCTTCAGCTCGCTGATAGAGCGATTAAGTACcctgaaggaaagattgaagatgttctgGTAAAGGTTGACAACTTCATATTCCCAGCAGGCTTTATTATTTTGGACTATGAAGCAGATAGGGAGGTACAAATTATCCTTGGACGCCCCTTCTTAGCTACTGGGAAAGTCTTAATTGACGTGCATAAAGGAGAATTAAATATGCGCGTAGACAATCAAgaggtgaagtttaatgtgttaaacGCATTAAAGTTCCCGGATGGTGAATATTATCAACTGAACAGTATAGAGTTGCCTGAAGAAGAGACCCATGTATGCAAGGTCCTCGTGTTGGAGGAGAACTTGAAAGAACCAGAGCCaccaagtctgagtgagcggcGGACAAAACCAACGTGTCCATCACTTGAGGAACCACCAGAACTCGAGTTGAAACCATTGTATAGTCACCTGAAATATGCCTTCCTTGGAACAAAGAAAACTTTACCTGTGATCATTTCCGCAAATCTTACTGAGCCTAACGAGCACTCTTTTTGCAGATGCTGA